The following proteins are co-located in the Callithrix jacchus isolate 240 chromosome 10, calJac240_pri, whole genome shotgun sequence genome:
- the SCN4B gene encoding sodium channel regulatory subunit beta-4 isoform X3, with translation MNNISIVLRDLEFSDTGKYTCHVKNPKENNLQHHATIFLQVVDKLEEVDNTVTLIILAVVGGVIGLLILILLIKKLIIFILKKTREKKKECLVSSSGNDNTENGLPGSKAEEKPPSKV, from the exons ATGAACAACATTTCCATTGTGCTGAGGGACCTGGAGTTCAGCGACACGGGCAAATACACCTGCCATGTGAAGAACCCCAAGGAGAATAATCTCCAGCACCACGCCACCATCTTCCTCCAAGTCGTTGATAAAT TGGAAGAAGTGGACAACACAGTGACACTCATCATCCTGGCTGTTGTGGGCGGGGTCATCGggctcctcatcctcatcctgcTGATCAAGAAACTCATCATCTTCATCCTGAAGAAGACTCGAGAGAAGAA gaAGGAGTGTCTCGTGAGCTCCTCGGGGAACGACAACACAGAGAACGGCTTGCCTGGCTCCAAGGCAGAGGAGAAACCACCCTCAAAAGTGTGA
- the SCN4B gene encoding sodium channel regulatory subunit beta-4 isoform X2: MMRAAAGRPCSANRSSPAPLERELGARPGLGTPGPRGLFLLPVTLSLEVSVGKATDIYAVNGTEILLPCTFSSCFGFEDLHFRWTYNSSDAFRVLIEGTVKNEKSDPKVTLKDDDRITLVGSTKEKMNNISIVLRDLEFSDTGKYTCHVKNPKENNLQHHATIFLQVVDKLEEVDNTVTLIILAVVGGVIGLLILILLIKKLIIFILKKTREKKKECLVSSSGNDNTENGLPGSKAEEKPPSKV, translated from the exons ATGATGCGGGCTGCTGCGGGCCGGCCCTGCAGTGCCAACCGCAGCAGCCCAGCCCCACTGGAGAGGGAGTTGGGGGCACGGCCTGGTCTGGGGACTCCGGGACCGCGAG GTCTCTTCCTGCTCCCCGTAACCCTGTCGCTGGAAGTGTCTGTGGGAAAGGCCACCGACATCTACGCTGTCAACGGCACGGAGATCCTGCTGCCCTGCACCTTCTCCAGCTGCTTTGGCTTTGAGGACCTCCACTTCCGGTGGACCTACAACAGCAGTGACGCGTTCAGGGTT CTTATAGAGGGGACTGTGAAGAATGAGAAGTCTGACCCCAAGGTGACATTGAAAGACGATGACCGCATCACTCTAGTAGGCTCTACTAAGGAGAAGATGAACAACATTTCCATTGTGCTGAGGGACCTGGAGTTCAGCGACACGGGCAAATACACCTGCCATGTGAAGAACCCCAAGGAGAATAATCTCCAGCACCACGCCACCATCTTCCTCCAAGTCGTTGATAAAT TGGAAGAAGTGGACAACACAGTGACACTCATCATCCTGGCTGTTGTGGGCGGGGTCATCGggctcctcatcctcatcctgcTGATCAAGAAACTCATCATCTTCATCCTGAAGAAGACTCGAGAGAAGAA gaAGGAGTGTCTCGTGAGCTCCTCGGGGAACGACAACACAGAGAACGGCTTGCCTGGCTCCAAGGCAGAGGAGAAACCACCCTCAAAAGTGTGA
- the SCN4B gene encoding sodium channel regulatory subunit beta-4 isoform X1: MPTSGGERGCAQCSIPAPPARSGENRTMPGAGDRGKAPARWLGTGLLGLFLLPVTLSLEVSVGKATDIYAVNGTEILLPCTFSSCFGFEDLHFRWTYNSSDAFRVLIEGTVKNEKSDPKVTLKDDDRITLVGSTKEKMNNISIVLRDLEFSDTGKYTCHVKNPKENNLQHHATIFLQVVDKLEEVDNTVTLIILAVVGGVIGLLILILLIKKLIIFILKKTREKKKECLVSSSGNDNTENGLPGSKAEEKPPSKV, encoded by the exons ATGCCGACCTCGGGCGGAGAGCGAGGTTGTGCTCAGTGTTCCATCCCCGCGCCCCCGGCGCGCTCCGGAGAGAACAGGACTATGCCCGGGGCTGGGGACCGAGGCAAAGCCCCGGCGAGATGGCTGGGCACTGGGCTTTTGG GTCTCTTCCTGCTCCCCGTAACCCTGTCGCTGGAAGTGTCTGTGGGAAAGGCCACCGACATCTACGCTGTCAACGGCACGGAGATCCTGCTGCCCTGCACCTTCTCCAGCTGCTTTGGCTTTGAGGACCTCCACTTCCGGTGGACCTACAACAGCAGTGACGCGTTCAGGGTT CTTATAGAGGGGACTGTGAAGAATGAGAAGTCTGACCCCAAGGTGACATTGAAAGACGATGACCGCATCACTCTAGTAGGCTCTACTAAGGAGAAGATGAACAACATTTCCATTGTGCTGAGGGACCTGGAGTTCAGCGACACGGGCAAATACACCTGCCATGTGAAGAACCCCAAGGAGAATAATCTCCAGCACCACGCCACCATCTTCCTCCAAGTCGTTGATAAAT TGGAAGAAGTGGACAACACAGTGACACTCATCATCCTGGCTGTTGTGGGCGGGGTCATCGggctcctcatcctcatcctgcTGATCAAGAAACTCATCATCTTCATCCTGAAGAAGACTCGAGAGAAGAA gaAGGAGTGTCTCGTGAGCTCCTCGGGGAACGACAACACAGAGAACGGCTTGCCTGGCTCCAAGGCAGAGGAGAAACCACCCTCAAAAGTGTGA